Below is a window of Hydrogenimonas sp. SS33 DNA.
CTGGATCGCCGCCGGTATCGACCCCCACAAGACAACCCTCTTTGTCCAAAGCGCCGTCAAGGAGCATGCGGAGCTCTACGTGTTACTGAACATGATCACCCCCCTGGGATGGCTGGAGCGCAACCCCACCTACAAAGACCAGCTGGCGCAGATGCAGCACAAGGAGATCCACACCGCCGGTTTCCTGACCTACCCCGTCCTCCAGGCGGCCGACATCATCCTCTACCAGGCGGACCTGGTGCCTATCGGGGAGGACCAGAAGCCCCACCTGGAGATCACCCGCGAAATCGTCCGCCGCTTCCACCACCTCTTCGGGTGCGAAGTCTTCAAGGAGCCCAAAGAGCTGCTGACCGAAACGGCACGCCTCCCGGGACTCGACGGCCGGAAGATGAGCAAAAGCTACAACAACGCCATCTTTCTCTCCGACACCCCCGACGAGGTGTGGGCGAAACTCAAAGTCGCCAAGACCGACACCCAGCGGGTTCGCCGCAACGACCCGGGCAACCCCGACGTCTGCCTCGTCTTCGAATACCACAAAGCCCTCAGCGACGACACGGTCGTCGAACGGGTCAACGAAGAGTGCCGCGCCGGCACCATCGGCTGCTTCGACTGCAAAAAGCTCTGCGCCCAGAGCATCGACCGGTTGCTGGAGCCGATGCACGAGCGCCGGACACAGTTGGACGACGCCGCCGTCGACGCGGTGATCGAAGCGGGCAACGCCGCCGCCAAAGAGGAGGCAGCCGCCACGATGGAGAGGGCCAACCAGGCGGTCTTCGAAATCTCATGCAACGTGTAAAGGTAAACGATGAAACGGTTTCTGGGTAAAAGAAAACTGCTGCGCATCTACATCGCCAACGACGACACCTACGAGGGCAAGCCGCTCTGGGAAGCGCTGATGAAGAACGCCCAGGAGGCGGGCATCGGCGGTGCCACGGTCTTCAAAGGGGCCGCCGGCTACGGCGCCCATTCGGAAATCCACACTTTCAATGTCTGGATCTTGAAGCAGAAACTCCCCGTCGTCATCGAGATCGTCGAAACGGAAGAGAAGCTGCGCCCCTGGCTGGAGAGCATCAACGGGATGATCGAGGAAGGGTTCGTCACCCTCGGCGATGTGGAAGTGATCGCCTACAAACACCCCAAACACGGAGCGTGATGTGCAGTTTTCCATCGTTCTCGCCGTCGGCGCCGGCGGTTTCATCGGCGCGATCCTCCGTTTTCTCATCAGCGGCTGGGTGCAGAAACTCTCCCCCATCCTCTTTCCCGTGGGTACTCTGGCGGTCAATGTGCTGGGCAGCTTCATTATCGGTTTTCTCGCCCTCTATTTCGAAGAGGTGATCGCCCCCCACCAGAAGGCCCTGCTCATCACCGGCATGCTGGGGGCGCTGACCACCTTCTCCACCTTCTCCCTGGAGACGGTGACGATGCTCCAGGGCGGCCTGTGGGGGCGCGCCGTGGGAAACGTCACCCTCAACGTGCTGCTCTGTGTCACCGCCACGATGCTGGGGATGATGCTCTTCAAAAGGATTTATGGGTAAGGTTTTGGGTTTTGGGTATTGGGTTTTAGGAGGAAATTCCAAAATCCGACATCCCGCATCACCGTCCTTTTAAGTTTAAGATTCCTTTCGGTTTTAAGCGGCTTTGAGGGCGACCGTTTGGCATAGGATGTGCCAAACAGCCCTCAACCTCGGAGAAATCCCACGGAGGGGATTTCGAGAATGAGCGAAAAACTGGATGGAATCTTAAATGTCCGGTACCCTCCTTTCAGCTTTTTTGTGTAAAATTAATTCAATTAACATCCGAAGGATACCGATGAAACTGCTGACCGACCCCGATTTCCGGACGGCGCCTCTCGCCACCGCCATGGCCTACAGCCAGGCGGCGATCACGGCCAACTGGAAAAACACCCTCATTGTCGCCCTGGTGCTTGTCGTACTTTCGCTGCTGGAGTTCATACCGATCGTTGCCATCGTCTTCTCTCTGCTGCAGACGATTATTCTCTACGCACTGGGATACTGGTTTGTGGACCGGGCCAAACGGAGCGACACGCTTTCGGCCTTCAGAGAGAGTGTCAAAAACGACACCCCCACGGGGATGATGTGGGAATTCGCCGCCCCGGCGACCGGTTTTTATGTCGGTTTCTTCATCTTTTCACTCATCATGATCCTCATCACCATCGGGCTCTTCTGGCTTTCGGGCGGATTCGCGATGATGGCGACGATTCAGCCGCCTGCCGCGAATGCCTCCCCGGAACAGGTCTACGCCTTCTATGGTCAAATTCTGGGCACCAGTACGCCCGCCGTCCTCTTCGTACTCATCACCTCCCTCTTTTTCAGCTACCTCTGGCCGCTTGTGTACGGCTACGCGCTGTTTCAGCGAAGCTTCGGCGACGCCTTCAACGCCGTTTTCATGTTCTTCTCCACCCGCTTCTGGCGCGCCGCTTTCACCTGGAAGTACCTGAAGCTGGCGACACTCTGGATGCTGGCGGTCTTCGCCGTGGGTATACTGATGGGCATCACCTTCGCCACCATCTTCCTGATTCCCCTGGGGATTTTGCTGCTGATGTGGCTCATCTACTTCACGGCGGGCGCCTCCGCCGCCGCCTATAACCAGACAGACGCCGTCTGAAAAAGGGTTGAAAGATGCTCGATCTGCGCCGATTTGAAAAAGAGTTCGACACCGTCGCCGCTGCCCTGAAGCGGCGCGGCGTCGATGAAAAGGTTCTGGAGAAGGTCAAAGTCCTCTTCGAGGAGAAAAAGGCGGTACAGAAGAGGCTGGAAGCGGCCCAGGCGGAGCAGAACGCCAAAAGCAGGCTCTTCGGCCAGTACAAAAGAGAGGGCAGAGACATCTCCGAACTGCAGAAGGAGGTGGCCGAGAACAAAGAGCGCATCGCGGCCCTGAACGAAGAGCTGCGGACCCTGGAGGAGCGCCTCTTCGAGCTTGCGGCGACGATCCCCAACCTCCCCGACCCCGACGTGCCCGACGGAGAGGATGAAGAGGAGAACGTGGAGCTCAAGAGGGTTCTGGAGCCCACCACGTTCGACTTCGCCCCCAAAGAGCACTGGGAGCTGGCCGAAGCCAACGGCTGGATCGACTTCGAGCGGGGAGTCAAGATCGCCAAGAGCCGTTTCAGCGCCCTGCGTTTCGAAGGGGCGCGGCTGGAGCGGGCTCTCATCAACTACATGCTCGACTTCAACCGC
It encodes the following:
- the crcB gene encoding fluoride efflux transporter CrcB, yielding MQFSIVLAVGAGGFIGAILRFLISGWVQKLSPILFPVGTLAVNVLGSFIIGFLALYFEEVIAPHQKALLITGMLGALTTFSTFSLETVTMLQGGLWGRAVGNVTLNVLLCVTATMLGMMLFKRIYG
- a CDS encoding DUF190 domain-containing protein; this encodes MKRFLGKRKLLRIYIANDDTYEGKPLWEALMKNAQEAGIGGATVFKGAAGYGAHSEIHTFNVWILKQKLPVVIEIVETEEKLRPWLESINGMIEEGFVTLGDVEVIAYKHPKHGA
- the trpS gene encoding tryptophan--tRNA ligase, with protein sequence MRIVSGMRPTGKLHLGHYLGVLQNWIRLQNDNDCHFFVADWHALSTSYEDKLNLRLLGKELVKDWIAAGIDPHKTTLFVQSAVKEHAELYVLLNMITPLGWLERNPTYKDQLAQMQHKEIHTAGFLTYPVLQAADIILYQADLVPIGEDQKPHLEITREIVRRFHHLFGCEVFKEPKELLTETARLPGLDGRKMSKSYNNAIFLSDTPDEVWAKLKVAKTDTQRVRRNDPGNPDVCLVFEYHKALSDDTVVERVNEECRAGTIGCFDCKKLCAQSIDRLLEPMHERRTQLDDAAVDAVIEAGNAAAKEEAAATMERANQAVFEISCNV